One segment of Carya illinoinensis cultivar Pawnee chromosome 1, C.illinoinensisPawnee_v1, whole genome shotgun sequence DNA contains the following:
- the LOC122317357 gene encoding YTH domain-containing protein ECT4 isoform X1, which translates to MEMYNVSEHGNTETYLIQGAESNPHLTSPLLEQIGAMYNEGAPEFVVDQGLYYPAATNYGYYCTGFESPGEWEDQQRIFGVDGPDIQYTGAQNESSPYVYYTPGYGYAQSPYNPYNPYIPGAMIGVESQFAGAQQYYTIPPYQNPVSPPAYVPFFVQQDIVPSTSAEPLYDNGASMNRPEGRGLKQNFSSATGALPRNSIKSVPNQTSSLARVSEGPRAHVGPSKQSTIHGSAAGSFPSLVSTNVLQSRNASGSVPAVDNISNGKVLSHQSQLKVTLPIGNGLSGFGSSAYGQAGGAKIRPKFHVGRAMNEAIGSSDALGEQNRGPRINRSKNQLAVKAYTNRMGEDVQGNIIISTDQYNKDEFPIDYVDAKFFVIKSYSEDDVHKSIKYNVWSSTPHGNKKLDTAFEDAQRIGVGKTRSCPIFLFFSVNASGQFCGVAEMVGPVDFNKDMDFWQQDKWSGSFPVKWHIIKDVPNTNFRHIILENNENKPVTNSRDTQEIMHKKGQEMMKIFKSFTLKTSLLDDFMYYETRQKIMQEEKARLLVKSFDGPYFVPALDPPRKLNSVLELPPSEDENITKPNDGPNSSIKIGVFAPKQVSYNSDVTNTSIEHGNAEQIAVEAKNDVVSTLKIGSVTISPKQAEPKPLLAVGIANNDVVTVGSVPIKVNGFAESGFLTVGTIPLDPRALQLDKGSGSVNNGSQR; encoded by the exons ATGGAAATGTATAATGTTTCTGAACATGGAAACACAGAGACTTATCTG ATTCAAGGTGCTGAATCAAACCCACACCTGACAAGTCCATTACTTGAACAAATTGGAGCCATGTACAACGAAGGAGCCCCTGAATTTGTTGTTGATCAGGGCTTGTATTATCCTGCTGCCACCAACTATGGATATTATTGTACAG GATTTGAATCACCTGGCGAATGGGAGGACCAACAAAGGATTTTTGGTGTAGATGGTCCGGATATTCAGTACACA GGTGCACAAAATGAAAGTTCGCCTTATGTATATTATACGCCTGGCTATGGATATGCACAGTCGCCATACAACCCATACAATCCTTACATACCTGGTGCTATGATAGGTGTTGAAAGTCAATTTGCAGGGGCACAGCAGTATTACACTATCCCCCCTTATCAGAACCCTGTCTCTCCTCCTGCTTATGTTCCCTTCTTCGTTCAACAAGATATTGTCCCTAGTACTTCAGCCGAACCCTTGTATGATAACGGTGCATCAATGAATAGGCCTGAAGGAAGAGGTTTGAAACAGAACTTCAGTTCAGCTACTGGAGCCTTGCCTAGGAATTCCATAAAATCTGTTCCGAATCAGACAAGTTCCCTGGCCAGGGTATCAGAAGGCCCGAGAGCCCATGTCGGACCTAGCAAACAATCTACAATACATGGGAGTGCTGCTGGTAGTTTTCCCTCTCTGGTTTCAACAAATGTTCTTCAG agTAGAAATGCCTCTGGCTCAGTTCCAGCTGTGGATAACATTTCCAATGGAAAGGTTCTATCTCATCAAAGCCAATTGAAAGTAACTCTCCCTATCGGTAATGGTTTATCTGGCTTTGGATCAAGTGCTTACGGACAGGCTGGAGGGGCCAAGATACGGCCCAAGTTTCATGTTGGCAGAGCAATGAATGAGGCAATTGGAAGCTCGGATGCATTGGGTGAGCAGAATCGGGGCCCTAGAATTAACAGATCAAAAAATCAACTGGCTGTCAAAGCCTACACAAACAGGATGGGAGAGGATGTGCAGGGAAATATTATTATCTCTACTGATCAGTATAACAAGGATGAATTTCCCATTGATTACGTGGATGCAAagttttttgtaataaaatcatACAGTGAGGATGATGTGCACAAGAGTATTAAGTATAATGTTTGGTCATCTACACCCCATGGAAACAAGAAGTTGGATACTGCTTTTGAAGATGCACAGAGAATAGGTGTAGGAAAGACTAGAAGCTGTCctatcttcctcttcttctct GTTAATGCAAGTGGTCAATTCTGTGGTGTTGCAGAGATGGTTGGCCCAGTCGACTTCAATAAGGATATGGATTTTTGGCAGCAAGATAAATGGAGTGGGAGCTTCCCTGTGAAGTGGCACATCATCAAAGATGTCCCGAACACCAATTTTAGACacataattttagaaaataacgAGAACAAACCAGTGACTAATAGCAGAGACACACAAGAG ATAATGCATAAGAAAGGTCAGGAGATGATGAAGATTTTCAAAAGTTTCACGTTAAAGACGTCCTTACTTGATGACTTCATGTACTATGAAACTCGTCAGAAAATCATGCAGGAAGAGAAAGCCAGGTTACTTGTTAAAAGCTTTGATGGTCCTTATTTTGTACCTGCATTGGATCCCCCTCGCAAGCTAAATAGTGTTCTTGAGCTACCTCCAAGTGAAGATGAAAATATTACCAAGCCCAATGATGGTCCAAATAGCTCAATAAAGATTGGTGTCTTTGCTCCCAAGCAGGTTTCTTATAATTCTGATGTTACCAACACAAGTATCGAACATGGAAATGCAGAGCAAATTGCAGTCGAGGCAAAAAATGATGTTGTATCTACTTTAAAGATTGGTTCGGTTACCATAAGCCCCAAGCAAGCTGAGCCTAAGCCCTTACTGGCTGTCGGGATCGCTAATAATGATGTTGTAACTGTAGGCTCAGTGCCTATCAAAGTTAATGGATTTGCTGAATCTGGTTTTCTAACAGTTGGGACCATTCCGCTTGATCCCAGGGCACTGCAGCTTGACAAGGGGAGTGGTTCTGTCAACAATGGATCCCAACGTTAA
- the LOC122317357 gene encoding YTH domain-containing protein ECT4 isoform X2, with protein sequence MYNEGAPEFVVDQGLYYPAATNYGYYCTGFESPGEWEDQQRIFGVDGPDIQYTGAQNESSPYVYYTPGYGYAQSPYNPYNPYIPGAMIGVESQFAGAQQYYTIPPYQNPVSPPAYVPFFVQQDIVPSTSAEPLYDNGASMNRPEGRGLKQNFSSATGALPRNSIKSVPNQTSSLARVSEGPRAHVGPSKQSTIHGSAAGSFPSLVSTNVLQSRNASGSVPAVDNISNGKVLSHQSQLKVTLPIGNGLSGFGSSAYGQAGGAKIRPKFHVGRAMNEAIGSSDALGEQNRGPRINRSKNQLAVKAYTNRMGEDVQGNIIISTDQYNKDEFPIDYVDAKFFVIKSYSEDDVHKSIKYNVWSSTPHGNKKLDTAFEDAQRIGVGKTRSCPIFLFFSVNASGQFCGVAEMVGPVDFNKDMDFWQQDKWSGSFPVKWHIIKDVPNTNFRHIILENNENKPVTNSRDTQEIMHKKGQEMMKIFKSFTLKTSLLDDFMYYETRQKIMQEEKARLLVKSFDGPYFVPALDPPRKLNSVLELPPSEDENITKPNDGPNSSIKIGVFAPKQVSYNSDVTNTSIEHGNAEQIAVEAKNDVVSTLKIGSVTISPKQAEPKPLLAVGIANNDVVTVGSVPIKVNGFAESGFLTVGTIPLDPRALQLDKGSGSVNNGSQR encoded by the exons ATGTACAACGAAGGAGCCCCTGAATTTGTTGTTGATCAGGGCTTGTATTATCCTGCTGCCACCAACTATGGATATTATTGTACAG GATTTGAATCACCTGGCGAATGGGAGGACCAACAAAGGATTTTTGGTGTAGATGGTCCGGATATTCAGTACACA GGTGCACAAAATGAAAGTTCGCCTTATGTATATTATACGCCTGGCTATGGATATGCACAGTCGCCATACAACCCATACAATCCTTACATACCTGGTGCTATGATAGGTGTTGAAAGTCAATTTGCAGGGGCACAGCAGTATTACACTATCCCCCCTTATCAGAACCCTGTCTCTCCTCCTGCTTATGTTCCCTTCTTCGTTCAACAAGATATTGTCCCTAGTACTTCAGCCGAACCCTTGTATGATAACGGTGCATCAATGAATAGGCCTGAAGGAAGAGGTTTGAAACAGAACTTCAGTTCAGCTACTGGAGCCTTGCCTAGGAATTCCATAAAATCTGTTCCGAATCAGACAAGTTCCCTGGCCAGGGTATCAGAAGGCCCGAGAGCCCATGTCGGACCTAGCAAACAATCTACAATACATGGGAGTGCTGCTGGTAGTTTTCCCTCTCTGGTTTCAACAAATGTTCTTCAG agTAGAAATGCCTCTGGCTCAGTTCCAGCTGTGGATAACATTTCCAATGGAAAGGTTCTATCTCATCAAAGCCAATTGAAAGTAACTCTCCCTATCGGTAATGGTTTATCTGGCTTTGGATCAAGTGCTTACGGACAGGCTGGAGGGGCCAAGATACGGCCCAAGTTTCATGTTGGCAGAGCAATGAATGAGGCAATTGGAAGCTCGGATGCATTGGGTGAGCAGAATCGGGGCCCTAGAATTAACAGATCAAAAAATCAACTGGCTGTCAAAGCCTACACAAACAGGATGGGAGAGGATGTGCAGGGAAATATTATTATCTCTACTGATCAGTATAACAAGGATGAATTTCCCATTGATTACGTGGATGCAAagttttttgtaataaaatcatACAGTGAGGATGATGTGCACAAGAGTATTAAGTATAATGTTTGGTCATCTACACCCCATGGAAACAAGAAGTTGGATACTGCTTTTGAAGATGCACAGAGAATAGGTGTAGGAAAGACTAGAAGCTGTCctatcttcctcttcttctct GTTAATGCAAGTGGTCAATTCTGTGGTGTTGCAGAGATGGTTGGCCCAGTCGACTTCAATAAGGATATGGATTTTTGGCAGCAAGATAAATGGAGTGGGAGCTTCCCTGTGAAGTGGCACATCATCAAAGATGTCCCGAACACCAATTTTAGACacataattttagaaaataacgAGAACAAACCAGTGACTAATAGCAGAGACACACAAGAG ATAATGCATAAGAAAGGTCAGGAGATGATGAAGATTTTCAAAAGTTTCACGTTAAAGACGTCCTTACTTGATGACTTCATGTACTATGAAACTCGTCAGAAAATCATGCAGGAAGAGAAAGCCAGGTTACTTGTTAAAAGCTTTGATGGTCCTTATTTTGTACCTGCATTGGATCCCCCTCGCAAGCTAAATAGTGTTCTTGAGCTACCTCCAAGTGAAGATGAAAATATTACCAAGCCCAATGATGGTCCAAATAGCTCAATAAAGATTGGTGTCTTTGCTCCCAAGCAGGTTTCTTATAATTCTGATGTTACCAACACAAGTATCGAACATGGAAATGCAGAGCAAATTGCAGTCGAGGCAAAAAATGATGTTGTATCTACTTTAAAGATTGGTTCGGTTACCATAAGCCCCAAGCAAGCTGAGCCTAAGCCCTTACTGGCTGTCGGGATCGCTAATAATGATGTTGTAACTGTAGGCTCAGTGCCTATCAAAGTTAATGGATTTGCTGAATCTGGTTTTCTAACAGTTGGGACCATTCCGCTTGATCCCAGGGCACTGCAGCTTGACAAGGGGAGTGGTTCTGTCAACAATGGATCCCAACGTTAA